A window of Citrus sinensis cultivar Valencia sweet orange chromosome 7, DVS_A1.0, whole genome shotgun sequence contains these coding sequences:
- the LOC127898829 gene encoding uncharacterized protein LOC127898829: MSKGKGKVIEVDDDELDFLPSLLTDPAFDPEIPLEPIRSSVRTSARSTSPQTTSTSGSNGEGGSSGSEDTLSEGRGDDSGEASPSGAPRPEGRSTIGGRALSRDYAIDYMTCTTTFDELEDLRLRYSIPGEIPLKVPGKKDAPSRPPRGYVTLYLDSFKYGLRCPLQPYFARILNGLNLAPVSWGVHFPLRPGQLKRVEAVLVNSCSSRELLTTYNLLESRLILPGHRMEDAVIGALTRKRSRPPTTKRDESKDAPTAKRANIVQQAPPLKILPPAPVKVGEASGVATDPATSSPPVGPRSRLPDSRAEQLVPYLNEFTKSVSNKDLEDFDGRTLGELVGAMQHSAFHLSCMTTYYKAKVGRYDRKMKEDIQSATSRADVAEKKAAELNLENLKLIEQESLAQAKAITLEEELTKVKEDLQRQKAMYEAQLESLRDSHRAQVDDLAAGVARHMDEEAAKKDAEGVEPIVIEEENSPLRAVPAEVGEASTPPDATGDTPPAPEEVQPTDAARLTDLPSF, encoded by the exons ATGTCGAAAGGTAAAGGGAAGGTCATTGAGGTTGATGACGATGAGTTGGACTTCCTGCCCAGTCTGCTCACCGATCCCGCCTTTGACCCCGAGATCCCCTTAGAGCCCATTAGGTCTAGTGTCAGGACTAGTGCTAGGAGCACGTCTCCCCAAACGACCTCTACGAGCGGGAGTAATGGTGAGGGTGGATCTTCTGGCTCCGAGGATACTTTGAGTGAGGGTCGAGGAGATGATTCTGGTGAGGCGTCCCCATCAGGGGCGCCGCGACCCGAGGGGAGGAGTACTATAGGAGGTAGAGCCCTATCGCGGGATTACGCTATTGATTACATGACGTGCACGACCACGTTTGATGAGCTCGAGGACCTCCGGCTGAGGTATAGCATTCCTGGCGAGATACCTCTCAAGGTCCCGGGAAAGAAGGATGCTCCCAGCCGGCCTCCTAGGGGATATGTTACCCTGTATCTGGACAGCTTTAAGTACGGGCTGAGGTGTCCCTTGCAACCTTACTTTGCCCGGATACTTAACGGGCTAAATCTAGCTCCTG TTTCTTGGGGCGTTCATTTCCCACTCCGACCTGGCCAGCTCAAACGGGTTGAGGCTGTGCTAGTCAATTCCTGCTCGAGCCGGGAACTGTTAACCACATACAACTTGCTCGAGTCTCGCTTGATACTTCCTGGCCATAGGATGGAGGACGCTGTGATTGGGGCTCTGACCCGAAAACGTTCTCGACCTCCAACCACGAAGAGGGACGAGAGTAAGGATGCCCCTACCGCAAAGCGGGCCAACATCGTGCAGCAGGCCCCACCCTTGAAGATTTTACCTCCGGCTCCTGTAAAAGTCGGGGAAGCTAGTGGAGTAGCCACAGATCCTGCTACCTCTTCTCCTCCTGTCGGGCCTCGATCTCGCTTACCTGACAGCCGAGCAGAACAACTGGTCCCTTACCTCAATGAGTTTACTAAATCCGTGAGCAATAAGGACCTGGAGGACTTTGACGGCCGCACCTTGGGTGAGCTGGTGGGGGCCATGCAGCATAGCGCTTTCCACCTCAGCTGCATGACCACCTATTACAAGGCTAAGGTTGGCCGCTACGAccggaagatgaaggaggatATTCAATCGGCGACGAGCAGAGCTGACGTTGCCGAGAAGAAAGCAGCGGAGCTGAATCTCGAGAATCTGAAGCTGATAGAGCAAGAATCacttgctcaagcaaaagccattacCCTCGAGGAGGAGCTTACCAAGGTCAAGGAGGATCTGCAAAGGCAGAAGGCTATGTATgaggctcagctcgaatctctCCGTGACTCCCACCGGGCTCAG GTGGATgaccttgcagctggtgtCGCTCGGCATATGGATGAGGAGGCGGCCAAGAAAGATGCCGAGGGGGTAGAGCCGATCGTGATTGAGGAGGAAAACTCACCTCTTCGTGCAGTCCCTGCTGAAGTTGGCGAGGCGAGCACCCCCCCGGACGCAACTGGCGATACCCCCCCCGCACCTGAGGAGGTTCAGCCAACCGATGCTGCTCGGCTTACTGATCTGCCgtctttttga